One window from the genome of bacterium encodes:
- the truB gene encoding tRNA pseudouridine(55) synthase TruB, with amino-acid sequence MDGIININKQKGMTSYDVIRFIKRQFNFKEKIGHAGTLDPIAEGVLIILIGNATKLSCKFMKFEKEYICTMELGKKTDTDDIQGKIIEEKEVKVTTKEIIETIKNFEGEYIQTPPVVSAIKHQGKPLYKFYREGIIIKPIPKPVIIRDIDIEEIKLPFIKIKVICTKGTYVRSLCRDIGDKLGCGATQVELKRIRIGPFSIEKTFTLQQLKKIGIENAIITIQKLQQILKNEKEKF; translated from the coding sequence ATGGACGGAATTATAAATATAAATAAACAAAAAGGAATGACCTCATATGATGTTATAAGATTTATAAAAAGACAGTTCAATTTCAAAGAGAAAATTGGACATGCAGGGACATTAGACCCAATTGCAGAGGGTGTTCTTATTATTCTTATTGGAAATGCAACAAAATTAAGTTGTAAATTTATGAAATTTGAAAAAGAATATATTTGTACGATGGAATTGGGTAAAAAAACAGATACAGATGATATTCAGGGCAAAATCATAGAAGAAAAAGAAGTAAAAGTTACAACAAAAGAAATTATTGAGACAATAAAAAATTTTGAAGGAGAATATATTCAAACACCACCTGTTGTTTCAGCAATTAAACATCAGGGAAAACCACTCTATAAATTTTACAGAGAAGGAATTATTATAAAGCCAATTCCAAAACCAGTTATAATTAGAGATATTGATATTGAAGAAATAAAACTTCCATTTATAAAAATAAAAGTTATATGCACAAAAGGAACATATGTGAGGTCGCTTTGCAGGGACATTGGTGATAAATTAGGATGTGGAGCAACTCAGGTAGAATTAAAAAGAATAAGAATTGGACCATTTTCAATTGAAAAGACATTTACTTTACAACAATTAAAAAAAATAGGTATTGAAAATGCAATTATTACAATTCAAAAACTTCAGCAAATACTTAAAAATGAAAAAGAAAAATTTTAA